A window from Cryptomeria japonica chromosome 1, Sugi_1.0, whole genome shotgun sequence encodes these proteins:
- the LOC131065292 gene encoding beta-hexosaminidase 2-like encodes MSIFYTVFVFLFASVPAENGKVYVWPKPISVEWGTTPLFSIPLSSNFEIAFPSHKTLSNAVSRCKRAVNLSKQWYPIEPTGAKPAPISFTQLEKLNLVVFDLNADLQHGVDESYNLTVPANGTVATLSARTPWGAIWGLETFSQIVRRYNATSIYSRVIVGPVMIMDYPLFPHRGIVLDTSRNFYPVTDILRSIRALSYNKINVFHWHITDSHSFPLELPSEPALAHKGSYPGMTYTSQDVREIVEYGRNYGVRVIPEIDTPGHTLSWAKAYPEITTCSDLFWWEAGTSWDDRKASEPGSGHLNPLHPNTYKVVNNVVNDVASMFPDNFFHAGNDEIIPGCWMANSDIQKFVSGGGNLSEVLEKFVKETYPLITAHNKTVIYWEDVLLDEKIKVRPELLPKETTILQSWNNGPNNTKLITAAGYRTIVSSTDFFYLDCGHGGWLGNDSRYDKQVSDDGSPFNYAGGNGGSYCAPFKTWQRIYDYDITYGLSEEEAKLVLGAEVALWSEQADGTVLDARLWPRASAMAEILWSGNKDSSGQKRYAEAIDRLNQWRYRMVGRGINAEPLQPMWCLLNPGMCNLNQ; translated from the exons ATGAGCATCTTCTACACTGTCTTTGTATTTCTCTTTGCATCTGTGCCTGCTGAGAACGGAAAAGTTTATGTATGGCCAAAGCCAATCTCTGTCGAATGGGGAACCACTCCTCTGTTTTCCATTCCATTGTCTTCCAACTTTGAAATCGCGTTTCCCAGTCACAAAACCCTCTCAAATGCGGTCTCCCGCTGCAAACGAGCCGTTAATTTGTCAAAGCAATGGTACCCAATCGAACCAACTGGGGCAAAACCAGCGCCCATCTCTTTTACACAGTTGGAAAAACTGAATTTGGTGGTCTTCGATCTCAATGCCGACCTGCAGCACGGCGTGGACGAGTCATACAATCTCACCGTTCCGGCCAACGGAACGGTCGCCACTCTATCAGCCCGGACGCCATGGGGAGCCATTTGGGGCTTAGAGACATTCTCGCAGATCGTGCGCCGTTACAACGCGACGTCGATCTACTCTCGTGTCATCGTCGGCCCTGTGATGATCATGGAttacccgcttttcccacatagaGGGATTGTTCTGGACACGAGCAGGAACTTTTACCCTGTTACAGACATTCTGCGGAGCATCAGGGCCTTGAGCTACAACAAGATCAatgttttccactggcatataactGACTCGCATTCTTTTCCGTTAGAGTTGCCTTCGGAGCCGGCCTTGGCGCACAAAGGATCGTACCCTGGAATGACGTATACTAGCCAAGACGTGCGTGAGATAGTTGAATATGGTCGAAACTATGGCGTCCGTGTGATTCCTGAAATAGACACTCCAG GTCATACATTGTCGTGGGCCAAGGCGTACCCAGAGATTACGACATGCTCCGATCTGTTCTGGTGGGAGGCCGGCACAAGCTGGGACGACCGAAAGGCCTCTGAGCCTGGATCCGGCCATCTCAATCCCTTACACCCCAACACATACAAAGTCGTCAACAACGTTGTAAACGACGTGGCCTCCATGTTCCCCGATAATTTCTTTCACGCGGGCAACGACGAGATAATACCAGGCTGTTGGATGGCGAATTCTGATATCCAAAAATTTGTTAGTGGGGGAGGAAACCTGAGCGAAGTCCTGGAGAAATTCGTGAAAGAAACCTACCCGTTAATAACAGCCCACAATAAAACTGTAATATACTGGGAGGATGTTCTTCTGGACGAAAAGATTAAGGTGAGGCCCGAGCTTCTGCCCAAAGAGACCACCATTCTTCAATCCTGGAACAACGGTCCCAACAATACAAAGCTTATTACTGCAGCTGGATACAGAACCATCGTTTCTTCTACCGATTTCTTTTACTTGGATTGTGGGCATGGCGGCTGGCTGGGTAATGATAGTCGCTATGATAAGCAGGTCAGCGACGATGGGAGCCCTTTCAACTATGCGGGAGGCAACGGTGGCTCTTATTGTGCGCCCTTCAAGACGTGGCAAAGAATTTATGACTACGATATCACTTATGGGCTGAGTGAGGAGGAAGCCAAGCTTGTTTTAGGTGCAGAGGTGGCCCTCTGGTCTGAACAGGCTGATGGAACTGTTTTAGATGCTCGACTTTGGCCCAGAGCTTCTGCCATGGCGGAAATACTGTGGTCGGGGAATAAAGACTCAAGTGGGCAAAAGAGATACGCAGAAGCCATCGATAGATTGAACCAGTGGAGATATCGTATGGTGGGCAGGGGAATCAACGCAGAGCCTCTGCAACCAATGTGGTGCCTCTTGAATCCTGGAATGTGTAATTTGAATCAATGA